One Candidatus Lernaella stagnicola DNA window includes the following coding sequences:
- a CDS encoding zinc ABC transporter substrate-binding protein, which produces MTQKAAIWSVMALLLCLGVANAAAAPLEVFVSIVPQKYFVERVGGEEVSVAVLVGPGRSPATYDPTPAQMARLSRAAVLFRIGVPFENRLMTKIPTVCPNLRIVDTRRGVKLLAMEEDHGHDDGHDHAGMDPHIWLDPKRVKVQARTIAESLSELRPAAAATFRANLAAFERDLDEVDARIGRVLAPFRGRSFMVFHPSYGYFGDSYGLVQIAVEASGKSPGPRQIARWVDWARAENIRIVFVQPQFASSAVHTIAQSIDGAVVPMDPLAEDYLTNLEAMARRIEEALGDSERP; this is translated from the coding sequence ATGACCCAAAAAGCGGCGATATGGAGTGTTATGGCGCTTTTGCTGTGCCTTGGGGTCGCGAATGCCGCGGCTGCGCCGCTCGAGGTGTTTGTCAGCATCGTGCCGCAAAAGTATTTCGTGGAACGCGTCGGCGGCGAAGAAGTCAGCGTCGCGGTGTTGGTTGGGCCCGGCCGGTCGCCGGCCACTTATGACCCGACTCCGGCACAGATGGCGAGGCTCTCGCGGGCGGCGGTGCTCTTTCGTATCGGCGTCCCTTTCGAAAACCGCTTGATGACGAAGATCCCGACGGTGTGCCCCAACCTGCGGATCGTCGACACGCGCCGCGGCGTGAAGTTGCTGGCGATGGAGGAGGATCACGGCCACGATGACGGCCACGACCACGCCGGGATGGATCCGCATATTTGGCTGGACCCGAAACGCGTGAAAGTTCAGGCTCGCACCATCGCCGAAAGTCTCAGTGAATTGCGCCCGGCGGCGGCGGCGACGTTTCGCGCCAACCTGGCGGCGTTCGAGCGCGATTTGGACGAAGTGGACGCCCGTATCGGCCGCGTGCTGGCCCCGTTCCGCGGACGCTCATTCATGGTGTTTCACCCCTCCTACGGATATTTCGGCGACTCCTACGGCTTGGTGCAGATCGCGGTGGAAGCGAGCGGCAAGAGTCCGGGGCCGCGGCAAATCGCTCGTTGGGTGGACTGGGCCCGGGCGGAAAACATCCGTATTGTCTTCGTCCAACCGCAATTCGCCTCCAGCGCCGTGCACACGATCGCGCAATCTATCGACGGGGCGGTCGTGCCCATGGACCCGCTGGCGGAGGACTACCTGACGAACCTGGAGGCCATGGCCCGGCGAATCGAAGAAGCGCTGGGAGATTCGGAGCGACCGTGA
- a CDS encoding SoxR reducing system RseC family protein: MSNTPELMEEGIVLDLQGPLATVEVRQGGCAASCGAGCICAADAQQKVIIVQAINRASAQAGQRVRLAMHPNRVLGLAALAYLFPLVLLFAGALAGPTLFAALGFSLAVDPARAITAIVGLVLGFVFLKLIFSRVKPDGSFTPIIIETL; encoded by the coding sequence ATGAGCAACACACCCGAATTGATGGAAGAAGGAATCGTACTCGACTTGCAGGGCCCCTTGGCTACCGTCGAGGTCCGGCAAGGCGGCTGCGCGGCCTCGTGCGGCGCCGGTTGCATATGCGCCGCCGACGCCCAGCAAAAAGTCATCATCGTCCAAGCCATCAACCGCGCCTCAGCTCAGGCCGGACAACGCGTGCGCCTGGCCATGCACCCCAACCGCGTATTGGGATTAGCCGCGCTGGCCTACCTCTTTCCCCTCGTCCTACTTTTCGCCGGCGCACTTGCGGGCCCGACGCTTTTCGCCGCGCTCGGCTTTTCTCTCGCCGTGGACCCGGCCCGCGCCATCACCGCAATCGTCGGCCTCGTCCTCGGTTTCGTGTTCCTCAAACTGATCTTTTCCCGCGTCAAACCCGACGGCAGCTTCACCCCCATCATCATCGAAACACTTTAA
- a CDS encoding sigma-70 family RNA polymerase sigma factor, with amino-acid sequence MTIGADEMLLDDDKALVQRFVEQGEEFAFEVLVKKYQRMVYFLALKMVGNHQDADEVAQKTFLSAYKNLGKFEGRSSLKTWIFRIAMNYSKNLIRDRARRQGEEITERSAITYSSVEEDIETHQRRLIVRRAMEKLPPRQREVLQMRAFGDMSFAEIAQAVGISISAAKVNYHYAVKALKTILSDFGESTA; translated from the coding sequence TTGACGATAGGCGCTGATGAAATGCTGCTAGATGACGACAAAGCCCTCGTTCAACGCTTCGTTGAGCAAGGAGAAGAGTTCGCTTTCGAAGTTCTCGTCAAGAAATACCAACGCATGGTGTACTTCTTGGCGCTGAAGATGGTCGGGAACCACCAGGACGCCGACGAGGTGGCCCAGAAAACCTTCCTGTCGGCTTACAAAAACCTGGGCAAGTTCGAGGGACGCTCGAGCTTGAAGACCTGGATCTTTCGCATTGCGATGAATTATTCCAAAAACCTCATCCGCGACCGGGCGCGCCGGCAGGGTGAAGAAATCACCGAACGCTCCGCGATAACCTACAGCAGCGTCGAGGAAGACATCGAGACGCATCAGCGGCGGTTGATCGTTCGGCGCGCGATGGAAAAGCTGCCGCCGCGGCAGCGCGAGGTTTTGCAGATGCGGGCCTTCGGCGACATGAGTTTCGCCGAAATCGCCCAGGCCGTCGGCATTTCGATTTCGGCGGCGAAAGTAAACTATCACTACGCGGTCAAGGCGTTGAAGACGATCTTGTCCGACTTTGGAGAAAGCACCGCATGA
- a CDS encoding glycosyltransferase family 2 protein, protein MQQPAVSIIVPFYNAEGTLGRCLDSIKRCDSENLEIIAVDDGSTDDSARLARERDVTLLTMERQSGAAAARNHAVTAAAGDILVFIDADVLVPPGLIAAMMDRFAYDSELDAIFGAYTIFPEADNFASVYKNLVHHFTHLTSKREAITFWCGCGAVRREAFQQIGGFDQSYTAASVEDIELGYRLHKNGATIRLDPSLRVCHAKKYSLSSLIRSDLFDRAIPWTKLMARENIFNLDLNLKIGNVVSGILIALFLPVALTTLWVLPVTLSAPFVLVVLVVYVMLNVRIWWYVFRVKGLVFSALFLIMISITYFYSVMGFGLGLWMYLSEKRKHPAAAGD, encoded by the coding sequence ATGCAACAACCGGCCGTATCCATCATCGTTCCGTTCTACAACGCCGAGGGCACCCTCGGCCGTTGCCTCGACAGTATTAAGCGCTGTGATTCCGAGAATCTGGAGATCATCGCCGTCGATGACGGCAGCACCGACGACTCGGCCCGGCTGGCCCGGGAACGCGATGTCACGCTCCTGACCATGGAACGCCAGTCCGGCGCCGCCGCCGCCCGCAATCACGCCGTGACCGCCGCTGCGGGCGATATCCTTGTGTTCATCGATGCCGATGTCCTTGTGCCGCCCGGGTTGATCGCGGCGATGATGGATCGCTTCGCCTACGATTCCGAGCTGGACGCCATATTTGGGGCGTATACGATTTTTCCCGAAGCGGACAATTTTGCCTCCGTATACAAGAATTTAGTCCATCATTTCACACACTTGACCAGCAAACGGGAGGCGATCACGTTTTGGTGTGGTTGCGGGGCTGTGCGCCGCGAGGCCTTCCAGCAAATCGGCGGATTCGACCAAAGTTACACCGCCGCCAGCGTGGAAGATATCGAACTCGGCTACCGGTTGCACAAAAACGGCGCAACCATTCGCCTCGACCCCTCCCTTCGCGTCTGCCACGCCAAAAAATACAGCCTGTCGAGCCTGATTCGCTCCGACCTGTTCGACCGCGCCATACCCTGGACCAAGCTGATGGCGCGCGAAAACATCTTCAACCTCGACCTCAACCTCAAGATCGGCAATGTTGTCTCAGGTATCTTGATCGCCCTGTTTTTGCCCGTGGCCCTCACGACCTTGTGGGTGCTGCCGGTCACGCTGTCCGCTCCCTTTGTTCTGGTGGTTTTGGTCGTCTACGTGATGCTTAACGTCCGCATCTGGTGGTACGTGTTTCGCGTCAAAGGTCTTGTTTTTTCAGCGTTGTTTCTTATTATGATCAGCATCACGTACTTCTACAGCGTGATGGGCTTCGGCCTTGGATTGTGGATGTATTTATCCGAAAAGCGTAAGCATCCGGCCGCCGCGGGCGACTAA
- a CDS encoding metal ABC transporter ATP-binding protein yields MTTTPAIVVENLHFAYNDDAVFTGAHLAVHEGDFAGVVGPNGGGKTTLLKLLLGLLQPQQGVIRVLGQEPGAARQAIGYMPQSVDLDPAFPITVRDVVMTGCLSQHRWFGRYTAANRAAAIDALRDVKLAELADRSFANLSGGQRRRVLIARALVAKPRLLLLDEPTANLDPGVEQSFYEMLKRLNERLTVVVVSHDLSFVSEYVRSAICVNRNVVVHPTGELPPEMIGSLMGARQRIVRHDHIDSSTGDDEEGCCQ; encoded by the coding sequence GTGACGACCACACCCGCCATCGTCGTGGAAAACCTGCATTTCGCCTACAACGATGATGCCGTCTTCACCGGTGCGCATTTGGCGGTCCATGAAGGCGATTTCGCCGGCGTCGTGGGGCCCAACGGCGGGGGGAAGACCACCCTGCTCAAGCTTCTGCTGGGGTTGCTGCAACCGCAACAGGGCGTCATTCGCGTGCTTGGGCAAGAGCCGGGGGCGGCGCGGCAGGCAATCGGTTACATGCCCCAGTCCGTGGATTTGGACCCGGCGTTTCCGATCACGGTGCGCGATGTCGTGATGACCGGGTGCTTGAGCCAGCATCGATGGTTTGGGCGATACACGGCGGCGAACCGGGCGGCGGCCATCGACGCGCTGCGGGATGTGAAGTTGGCCGAGTTGGCGGATCGCTCTTTCGCGAACTTGTCCGGCGGGCAGCGGCGGCGGGTGCTGATTGCCCGGGCCTTGGTGGCCAAGCCGCGTCTGCTGCTGTTGGACGAGCCCACGGCGAATCTGGATCCGGGAGTCGAGCAAAGCTTTTACGAGATGCTCAAGCGGCTCAACGAGCGGCTCACCGTCGTGGTGGTGTCGCATGACCTGTCGTTTGTTTCCGAGTACGTGCGCAGCGCGATCTGCGTCAACCGGAACGTTGTCGTCCACCCGACCGGCGAGTTGCCGCCCGAGATGATCGGCAGCCTGATGGGGGCGCGCCAGCGTATCGTCCGCCACGATCACATCGATTC
- a CDS encoding peptidylprolyl isomerase codes for MNRIRVVFILGLAALLLLSVSALAVAQSGKKTEKGKTMQDTFAEIETNMGTIKIKLFTERAPITTQNFIDLATSKKTGKPFYDGVIFHRVIPSFMIQGGDPTGTGRGGPGYHIDDEFHPDLKHDGPGILSMANAGPNTGGSQFFITVGATSHLDGRHAVFGKVVEGMDVVTAISTAKAGPGDRPLQEIVMKSVKITHE; via the coding sequence ATGAACCGCATACGTGTTGTATTCATATTGGGCTTGGCGGCCTTGTTGCTGTTGAGCGTTTCCGCATTGGCTGTAGCACAGAGCGGGAAGAAAACCGAGAAAGGGAAAACCATGCAGGACACGTTCGCTGAAATCGAAACGAATATGGGCACGATCAAAATCAAATTATTCACTGAGCGGGCCCCCATCACGACGCAGAATTTTATCGACCTGGCCACCAGTAAAAAAACCGGCAAGCCTTTCTATGACGGCGTGATCTTCCATCGCGTGATTCCGAGCTTCATGATTCAGGGCGGCGACCCGACCGGCACCGGCCGCGGCGGGCCCGGCTACCACATCGACGACGAATTCCATCCGGACCTCAAGCACGACGGCCCCGGTATCCTGTCGATGGCCAACGCGGGCCCCAACACCGGCGGCAGCCAGTTTTTCATTACGGTGGGGGCAACATCCCACCTCGACGGACGGCACGCCGTGTTCGGTAAAGTCGTCGAAGGTATGGATGTCGTCACCGCGATTTCCACCGCGAAGGCCGGCCCCGGTGATCGCCCGCTTCAAGAGATCGTGATGAAATCGGTGAAGATCACTCACGAATAA